In Ilumatobacter fluminis, the following proteins share a genomic window:
- the tatA gene encoding twin-arginine translocase TatA/TatE family subunit, with translation MGSFGSGELIVVLVIVLLVFGGSQLPKLARNLGKAQKEFKDGLADGMAEGETADSAKTDD, from the coding sequence ATGGGTAGCTTCGGATCCGGCGAACTGATCGTCGTCCTCGTCATCGTGCTCCTGGTCTTCGGGGGCTCGCAGCTCCCCAAGCTGGCACGCAACCTCGGTAAGGCGCAGAAGGAGTTCAAGGACGGCCTCGCCGACGGCATGGCCGAGGGCGAGACGGCCGACTCCGCCAAGACCGACGACTGA
- a CDS encoding WhiB family transcriptional regulator: MNTSPLPDPDSPTAWMADGNCRMYPPATFFPSDGVGVEKAKKICGTCPVADQCLEHALDHRIEHGVWGGASERQRRRILKKRRVDAQAAN; this comes from the coding sequence ATGAACACCAGCCCACTCCCCGACCCCGACTCCCCGACTGCGTGGATGGCAGACGGCAACTGCCGCATGTATCCGCCCGCCACCTTCTTCCCGAGCGACGGCGTCGGCGTCGAGAAGGCGAAGAAGATCTGCGGCACCTGCCCGGTGGCCGACCAGTGCCTCGAGCACGCCCTCGATCACCGCATCGAGCACGGCGTCTGGGGCGGGGCCAGCGAACGCCAGCGTCGCCGCATCCTCAAGAAGCGACGGGTCGACGCACAAGCGGCCAACTGA
- a CDS encoding WhiB family transcriptional regulator: protein MSKIHDDMVQPIELEENWQDGANCLGVDPDLFFPERGASTREAKEVCRGCIVREQCLEFALQNGEKFGIWGGLSERERRRIRRQRAQAARSIVGA from the coding sequence ATGAGCAAGATCCACGACGACATGGTGCAGCCGATCGAGCTGGAAGAGAACTGGCAAGACGGCGCCAACTGTCTCGGCGTCGACCCCGACCTGTTCTTCCCCGAGCGCGGTGCGTCCACGCGAGAGGCCAAAGAGGTCTGTCGCGGGTGCATCGTCCGAGAGCAGTGCCTCGAGTTCGCCCTGCAGAACGGCGAGAAGTTCGGCATCTGGGGCGGCCTCTCCGAGCGGGAGCGCCGACGCATTCGTCGCCAGCGAGCTCAGGCGGCGCGTAGCATCGTCGGCGCCTGA
- a CDS encoding glycosyltransferase family 2 protein: MTASATTIILPTSAGRGGCLDVAIPSALRQTVTDFELIVVGDGVDDDTRSTIERWCGADERVRFVDRPKHRRRGEPYRHEILAERSHAGIVAYLLDRDVWFTDHLAELHRLLADADFAATLPTHDVGDRLVPSLDRPMLAELAAAWRWGGADHVAPMSTVGHRLDAYHRLPHGWRETPPGTATDSYMWRQFLDQAWIRVADSGLPTVAYLQRPPGTSPDERARAARRWATLLTARDGEANVRADVATQLRDAMRQEWRRSIRGRATTWKHRARIRTRFRQFSAARR; this comes from the coding sequence ATGACGGCGTCCGCCACGACGATCATCCTGCCGACCTCGGCCGGTCGAGGTGGCTGCCTCGACGTGGCGATCCCGAGCGCGCTCCGCCAGACCGTCACCGACTTCGAGTTGATCGTCGTCGGTGACGGCGTCGACGACGACACCCGATCGACGATCGAACGGTGGTGCGGCGCCGACGAACGCGTCCGATTCGTCGACCGCCCGAAACACCGACGCCGGGGCGAACCGTACCGTCACGAGATCCTGGCCGAGCGCTCACACGCGGGCATCGTCGCCTATCTGCTCGATCGTGACGTCTGGTTCACCGATCACCTGGCCGAACTCCACCGCCTCCTCGCCGACGCCGACTTCGCCGCCACGCTGCCGACCCACGATGTCGGCGACCGCCTCGTTCCGTCGCTCGACCGTCCGATGCTCGCCGAACTGGCGGCCGCATGGCGGTGGGGTGGCGCCGACCACGTCGCTCCGATGTCGACGGTGGGCCATCGCCTCGACGCGTACCACCGGCTCCCCCACGGCTGGCGCGAGACACCGCCCGGGACCGCCACCGACAGCTACATGTGGCGCCAGTTCCTCGATCAGGCCTGGATCCGGGTGGCCGACTCCGGTCTGCCGACCGTCGCCTACCTGCAACGTCCGCCGGGCACCTCACCCGACGAGCGCGCACGAGCGGCTCGGCGCTGGGCGACCTTGCTGACCGCTCGGGACGGTGAAGCGAACGTCCGAGCCGACGTCGCGACCCAGCTGCGCGACGCGATGCGGCAGGAGTGGCGGCGATCGATCCGAGGACGGGCGACCACCTGGAAGCACCGCGCCCGGATCCGGACGCGGTTCCGTCAGTTCAGCGCCGCACGTCGCTGA
- a CDS encoding Gfo/Idh/MocA family protein produces MNGEPRPSDERPVIAVLGTGRWGVNLVREFTAAGASVVAVDPDSDARRRALGAGAGVATARLDRSVDAVVVSTPASIHEQTLGELTTLDVPVACEKPLAPSSAAAERIAAEWGDRLVVFHVWRHHPAVTTMAGVIASGDLGPVTAIRSTRTNWTSPRFDVDPIWTLAPHDLSIALALFGTVPDVVAASTETIGGRVVAALAHLESDDTPTFVLDVSTREPERTRRLVVSGTDGVAVWTERRPGIVRIARGTDTDPLSEDIPLDPTSALRRQADAFVERVRNGTTMPSTPADAVTIATRVEQIIRLGATT; encoded by the coding sequence GTGAACGGCGAGCCACGACCATCGGACGAACGCCCCGTCATCGCCGTGCTCGGAACCGGTCGGTGGGGCGTGAACCTGGTTCGAGAGTTCACGGCCGCCGGGGCGTCGGTCGTCGCGGTCGACCCCGACTCGGATGCGCGCCGCCGAGCGCTCGGCGCCGGAGCCGGCGTCGCAACCGCCCGCCTCGATCGTTCCGTCGACGCCGTCGTCGTGTCGACGCCTGCCTCGATACACGAACAGACCCTCGGGGAACTCACGACGCTCGACGTGCCGGTCGCCTGTGAGAAGCCGCTGGCGCCGAGCAGCGCCGCCGCCGAGCGGATCGCTGCTGAGTGGGGCGATCGGCTGGTCGTCTTCCACGTCTGGCGCCACCACCCCGCGGTGACGACGATGGCCGGCGTGATCGCGTCCGGAGACCTGGGCCCCGTCACCGCCATCCGCTCGACCCGCACGAACTGGACCAGCCCTCGGTTCGACGTCGACCCGATCTGGACGCTCGCTCCCCACGACCTGTCGATCGCCCTGGCGCTGTTCGGCACCGTGCCCGACGTCGTCGCTGCATCGACCGAGACGATCGGGGGGCGCGTGGTCGCGGCCCTCGCACACCTCGAGAGCGACGACACACCGACGTTCGTGCTCGACGTCTCGACGCGCGAACCCGAACGAACGCGCCGGCTCGTGGTGAGCGGCACCGACGGTGTCGCGGTGTGGACCGAACGACGGCCCGGCATCGTTCGGATCGCCCGAGGAACCGACACCGATCCGCTGAGTGAGGACATACCGCTCGACCCCACCTCCGCCCTCCGACGGCAGGCAGACGCCTTCGTCGAGCGCGTGAGGAACGGGACCACCATGCCGTCGACGCCCGCCGACGCCGTCACCATCGCGACCCGGGTCGAGCAGATCATCCGCCTCGGAGCCACGACATGA
- the ppk1 gene encoding polyphosphate kinase 1 — protein MTSTVGASEATDDPSGVSPDEVHRYLNRELSWLDFNSRVLDLATEPGIPLLERAKFCAIFSSNLDEFFQVRVAALRDQVAAGIDRPTADGRTPLQQLTEISERVPEMVARQESIFLDQLVPELAEAGISILSMHEWTADDHAYLEQYFDERIYPVLTPLAVDPGHPFPYISNLAISIAAHVADPETAERRFVRLKVPTVFPRLIQLDEGRFVPSSHVVAAHLHKLFVGMVVEEWAIFRVTRNADLTLEEEEADDLLEAVELELRKRRFNKAIRLEVADSIGDEMLDVLTRELEIDHRNVTRHRTLIDLTTLFGLQGLDRPELKDRAWPPLTAGRLFLAEESERSIFSVMRDRAILVHHPYESFQSSVEVFLEQAASDPRVQSIKMTLYRAGGDSPIIRSLMKAAELGKQVAVLVELKARFDEANNVQWAKQLERAGVHVVYGMVGLKTHSKVVLVVRDDGDQLRRYCHIGTGNYNSKTARLYEDLGLFTCDTKVGADATQLFNHLTGFSKSEEYRTLLVAPRDLKRQLLDLIEHEASFGSEGRIVLKCNSIADPVVVDALYRASAAGVQIDGIVRGICTVRAGVPGLSENIAVRSILGRYLEHSRIYVFGHGDERDQPLHLMGSADLMPRNLDRRVEVLVPIEHPKHREWLDKVLELDLRDDIIRWELQPDDTWIRRGRTDVFEPDAQELMYRWTSERQLQVRR, from the coding sequence GTGACCTCGACCGTGGGGGCGTCCGAGGCGACCGACGACCCGTCGGGCGTGAGCCCTGACGAGGTCCATCGGTACCTGAACCGCGAACTCAGCTGGCTCGACTTCAACTCGCGCGTCCTCGACCTCGCGACCGAGCCGGGCATCCCGTTGCTCGAACGAGCGAAGTTCTGTGCGATCTTCTCGAGCAACCTCGACGAGTTCTTCCAGGTTCGGGTCGCGGCCCTGCGCGATCAGGTCGCGGCCGGTATCGACCGCCCGACCGCCGACGGCCGCACACCGCTCCAGCAGCTGACCGAGATCAGCGAACGGGTGCCCGAGATGGTGGCGAGGCAGGAATCGATCTTCCTCGACCAGCTCGTGCCCGAGCTCGCCGAGGCCGGCATCTCCATCCTGTCGATGCACGAGTGGACCGCCGACGACCACGCGTACCTGGAGCAGTACTTCGACGAGCGCATCTATCCGGTGCTCACACCGCTCGCCGTCGACCCCGGGCACCCGTTCCCGTACATCTCGAACCTCGCGATCTCGATCGCCGCTCACGTCGCCGACCCCGAGACCGCCGAACGGCGGTTCGTCCGCCTCAAGGTCCCGACGGTGTTCCCCCGGCTGATCCAGCTCGACGAGGGCCGGTTCGTGCCGTCGAGTCATGTGGTCGCTGCACACCTCCACAAGCTGTTCGTCGGCATGGTGGTCGAGGAGTGGGCGATCTTCCGGGTCACCCGCAACGCCGACCTCACCCTCGAAGAAGAAGAGGCCGACGACCTGCTCGAGGCGGTCGAGCTCGAACTCCGCAAGCGACGCTTCAACAAGGCGATCCGGCTCGAGGTCGCCGACTCGATCGGTGACGAGATGCTCGACGTCCTCACGCGCGAGCTCGAGATCGACCATCGCAACGTCACCCGACATCGCACCCTCATCGACCTGACCACCCTGTTCGGGTTGCAGGGCCTCGACCGGCCCGAACTCAAGGATCGTGCGTGGCCGCCGCTGACCGCCGGCCGTCTGTTCCTCGCCGAGGAGTCGGAACGTTCGATCTTCTCGGTCATGCGCGACCGGGCGATCCTGGTCCACCACCCGTACGAGAGCTTCCAGTCGAGCGTCGAGGTGTTCCTCGAGCAGGCGGCCAGCGACCCGCGGGTCCAGTCGATCAAGATGACGCTGTACCGCGCCGGAGGCGACAGCCCGATCATCCGGAGCCTCATGAAGGCCGCCGAACTCGGCAAGCAGGTCGCCGTGCTGGTCGAGCTCAAGGCCCGGTTCGACGAGGCGAACAACGTGCAGTGGGCCAAGCAGCTCGAACGCGCCGGCGTCCACGTGGTGTACGGCATGGTCGGACTGAAGACGCACTCCAAGGTCGTCCTCGTCGTCCGCGACGACGGCGACCAGCTCCGGCGCTACTGCCACATCGGCACCGGCAACTACAACTCGAAGACGGCTCGGCTTTACGAAGACCTCGGCCTGTTCACCTGCGACACCAAGGTCGGTGCCGACGCCACCCAGCTGTTCAACCATCTCACCGGGTTCAGCAAGAGCGAGGAGTACCGCACCCTGCTCGTGGCGCCGCGCGACCTGAAGCGCCAGTTGCTCGACCTCATCGAGCACGAGGCGTCGTTCGGGAGCGAGGGACGAATCGTCCTGAAGTGCAACTCGATCGCCGATCCGGTCGTCGTCGACGCCCTCTACCGGGCGAGCGCGGCAGGTGTACAGATCGACGGCATCGTGCGCGGGATCTGCACCGTGCGGGCGGGTGTGCCCGGCCTGAGCGAGAACATCGCCGTGCGCAGCATCCTCGGCCGGTACCTGGAACACAGCCGCATCTACGTGTTCGGCCACGGCGACGAGCGTGATCAGCCGCTCCACCTGATGGGATCGGCCGACCTGATGCCGCGCAACCTCGACCGTCGCGTCGAGGTGTTGGTGCCGATCGAGCATCCGAAGCACCGCGAGTGGCTCGACAAGGTGCTCGAGCTCGACCTCCGCGACGACATCATCCGGTGGGAGTTGCAACCCGACGACACCTGGATTCGTCGTGGTCGCACCGACGTGTTCGAGCCCGACGCGCAAGAGCTGATGTACCGCTGGACCTCCGAGCGCCAGCTCCAGGTTCGTCGCTGA
- a CDS encoding D-2-hydroxyacid dehydrogenase, which yields MTTFERVLLAVDWGDDVIGRLVDRLGADRVTRCDPADDASIGRALRVADAAITSAGPDARFVAAPSLRWLHVDHAGIDRFAPVELVGGDLVVTTSAGRSGPALGEHALALLLAVTHRHGALERSRQRRAWTTWPLHGRAPLVGRRAVVFGCGNTGSAFATRAAAMGMSVVGVRRTPGEPPPGFDDVVVAPGPAERRAVLADADVVVLAVPLTDDTHHLVGSAEFAALPDGAVVVNVARGAVIDESALVAALRSGRLGGAGLDVVTHEPLGVTSALWRFRNVVISPHATPRLADRDARSLEIVESVLDDLDAGRPVRRRLTAADAYTKSEPRPTLDRLATSAWLRLQRR from the coding sequence GTGACGACCTTCGAACGTGTCCTCCTCGCGGTCGACTGGGGCGACGACGTCATCGGTCGGCTGGTCGATCGGCTCGGTGCCGATCGCGTGACCCGATGCGACCCGGCCGACGACGCGTCGATCGGGCGGGCGCTGCGAGTCGCCGATGCAGCGATCACGTCGGCCGGTCCCGACGCCCGTTTCGTGGCTGCCCCGTCGTTGCGCTGGCTCCACGTCGACCACGCCGGCATCGACCGGTTCGCCCCCGTCGAACTGGTCGGTGGCGACCTCGTCGTCACGACGTCGGCGGGGCGCAGCGGGCCGGCGCTCGGTGAGCACGCGCTCGCACTGCTGCTGGCGGTGACACATCGGCACGGCGCGCTCGAACGGTCGCGGCAGCGCCGGGCATGGACGACCTGGCCCCTGCACGGTCGAGCACCGCTCGTCGGGCGGCGAGCCGTGGTGTTCGGGTGCGGGAACACCGGCTCGGCGTTCGCCACGCGAGCTGCAGCGATGGGCATGTCGGTCGTCGGCGTCCGACGGACTCCCGGAGAACCGCCGCCGGGGTTCGACGACGTCGTGGTCGCCCCCGGGCCCGCCGAGCGCCGCGCCGTGCTCGCCGATGCGGACGTCGTCGTCCTCGCGGTTCCGCTCACCGACGACACCCACCACCTGGTGGGCTCCGCCGAGTTCGCTGCGCTACCCGACGGAGCCGTCGTCGTCAACGTGGCACGGGGCGCGGTGATCGACGAATCGGCGTTGGTCGCCGCGCTCCGCTCGGGCCGGCTCGGCGGTGCGGGCCTCGACGTCGTCACCCACGAGCCGTTGGGGGTGACCAGCGCGCTCTGGCGGTTCCGCAACGTCGTGATCTCGCCGCACGCCACCCCACGGCTGGCCGACCGCGATGCCCGGTCACTCGAGATCGTCGAGTCGGTCCTCGACGACCTGGACGCCGGGCGGCCCGTCCGGCGGCGGCTCACGGCAGCCGACGCCTACACGAAGTCGGAGCCCCGACCGACGCTCGACCGGCTCGCGACGAGTGCCTGGCTCCGGCTCCAGCGGCGGTGA
- a CDS encoding dTDP-4-dehydrorhamnose 3,5-epimerase family protein, whose product MEQQAGLIAGRPLAGTATRAIEVHADDRGSFAEYFVDGVDTGLDPRQWSVVRSQPGTLRGMHVHLGHDEYISPIIGHCYVGLYDLRPESPTVGEWALYELSAHDPIVLTFARGTVHGWLVDEPTVHLQATSSTYTDYGSDDNNGCHWSDPELGIPWPFEPTLVAPRAAGFGSLAELRARVLSDVRR is encoded by the coding sequence ATGGAACAACAGGCGGGACTGATCGCAGGCCGACCGCTCGCGGGCACCGCGACGCGGGCGATCGAGGTGCACGCGGACGACCGGGGGTCGTTCGCCGAGTACTTCGTCGACGGGGTCGACACCGGGCTCGACCCGCGTCAGTGGAGCGTGGTCCGGTCGCAGCCCGGCACCTTGCGGGGTATGCACGTTCACCTCGGACACGACGAGTACATCAGCCCGATCATCGGACACTGCTATGTCGGCCTCTACGACCTGCGGCCCGAGTCGCCGACCGTCGGCGAATGGGCGCTCTACGAGTTGAGCGCCCACGATCCGATCGTGCTGACCTTCGCCCGCGGCACGGTGCACGGGTGGCTCGTCGACGAACCGACCGTGCATCTGCAGGCGACCTCGTCGACGTACACCGACTACGGCAGCGACGACAACAACGGTTGTCACTGGTCCGATCCCGAACTCGGGATTCCGTGGCCGTTCGAGCCGACGTTGGTCGCTCCTCGAGCCGCCGGATTCGGCAGCCTCGCCGAGTTGCGAGCACGCGTCCTCAGCGACGTGCGGCGCTGA